A portion of the Algimonas porphyrae genome contains these proteins:
- the miaB gene encoding tRNA (N6-isopentenyl adenosine(37)-C2)-methylthiotransferase MiaB yields the protein MSPRDKTASRDSRSSTKTARKSTVLDIGRPVTAAASKPRPATHLNVEAPTIAKPRITPGKNTKSVFIKTYGCQMNVYDSERMADVLAPIGYAAVDKPDDADLVILNTCHIREKAAEKVYSELGRIRQHKERNKPDMKVAVAGCVAQAEGAEIKRRAPVVDMVLGPQTYHKLPEMIARVSRETGDVLETEFDTIEKFDALPAGRQAKGYSAFLTVQEGCDKFCTFCVVPYTRGAEVSRPVEQIVAEARSLASQGVREITLIGQNVDAYHADGPDGAEWGLGELIRHVAKIGGIDRLRFTTSHPRDMDDGLIETLSTEPKLMPYLHLPIQAGSDRVLHAMNRGHSYAHYRDLIAKVRAARPDIALSGDFIVGFPGETDEDFEATMNCVREIGYASSFSFKYSTRPGTPGATLPHQVPEAVKSERLKRLQDLLYTQQREWNESLIGKTLDVLVEGHAKEPGRLFGRSPYLTGTHFDGPDDLIGQIVPVTITSAGVNSLVGALV from the coding sequence ATGTCACCCCGCGATAAAACCGCGTCCCGTGACAGCCGCTCGAGTACCAAGACAGCGCGAAAGAGCACTGTTCTGGATATCGGACGACCTGTCACGGCTGCCGCCAGCAAACCCAGACCTGCCACTCATCTGAACGTCGAAGCACCGACGATCGCGAAACCGCGCATCACGCCGGGCAAAAACACCAAATCGGTCTTCATCAAGACCTATGGGTGCCAGATGAACGTCTATGACAGCGAGCGTATGGCCGACGTGCTCGCACCGATTGGCTACGCCGCTGTCGACAAACCGGACGATGCCGATCTGGTCATCCTCAACACCTGTCACATTCGCGAAAAGGCAGCCGAGAAAGTCTATTCCGAGCTGGGTCGGATCCGGCAGCATAAGGAACGCAATAAACCGGACATGAAAGTCGCCGTCGCCGGCTGCGTCGCGCAGGCCGAAGGCGCTGAGATCAAGCGCCGCGCCCCCGTGGTCGACATGGTGCTCGGCCCGCAGACCTATCACAAGCTGCCGGAAATGATTGCGCGTGTGTCGCGCGAAACAGGTGATGTGCTTGAGACTGAGTTCGACACGATCGAGAAGTTCGACGCGCTGCCTGCCGGGCGTCAGGCCAAGGGCTATTCGGCGTTTCTCACCGTCCAAGAGGGCTGCGACAAATTCTGCACCTTCTGCGTCGTCCCCTATACGCGCGGCGCGGAAGTGAGCCGTCCGGTCGAACAGATCGTAGCCGAAGCGCGCAGCCTCGCCAGCCAGGGCGTGCGCGAAATCACGCTGATCGGACAGAATGTGGACGCATACCATGCGGATGGTCCGGACGGGGCGGAGTGGGGTCTGGGCGAACTGATCCGTCATGTGGCCAAGATCGGCGGGATCGACCGGCTGCGCTTCACCACCTCCCACCCGCGCGACATGGATGACGGGCTGATTGAAACGCTCAGCACTGAGCCGAAACTGATGCCCTATCTGCATCTGCCGATTCAGGCCGGCAGCGATCGGGTGCTCCACGCCATGAATCGCGGCCATAGCTATGCGCATTACCGCGACCTGATTGCGAAAGTCCGCGCCGCGCGTCCGGACATCGCCCTGTCCGGGGATTTCATTGTCGGCTTTCCCGGTGAAACGGATGAGGATTTCGAAGCGACGATGAACTGCGTGCGCGAAATCGGCTATGCCAGCTCGTTCTCGTTCAAATACTCCACCCGGCCCGGCACACCTGGCGCCACCTTGCCCCATCAGGTGCCTGAAGCGGTGAAATCGGAGCGCCTCAAACGGCTACAAGACCTGCTCTACACGCAGCAGCGCGAATGGAATGAAAGCCTGATCGGCAAAACGCTCGATGTGCTGGTCGAAGGCCATGCCAAAGAGCCGGGACGTCTGTTCGGACGCAGCCCCTACCTGACAGGCACCCATTTCGACGGCCCTGACGACCTGATCGGGCAAATCGTGCCCGTGACGATCACGAGCGCGGGGGTGAACTCTCTGGTGGGGGCGTTGGTTTAA
- a CDS encoding GlsB/YeaQ/YmgE family stress response membrane protein: protein MTLEAILIWILIGAVAGWLAGVVMKSGRPYGLIGDIIIGIVGAFIGGWLLGMLGVAFGGILGTIVTAFIGAVVLIFLIRLIKKA from the coding sequence ATGACATTGGAAGCAATTCTGATCTGGATTCTGATCGGGGCCGTGGCGGGTTGGCTCGCTGGGGTGGTGATGAAATCCGGGCGGCCTTACGGGCTGATCGGAGACATCATCATCGGTATCGTCGGCGCCTTCATCGGCGGCTGGCTGCTCGGAATGCTGGGCGTCGCCTTTGGTGGCATTCTGGGGACCATCGTGACGGCCTTTATCGGCGCCGTCGTGCTGATCTTCCTGATCCGCCTCATCAAGAAGGCTTGA
- a CDS encoding AbgT family transporter: protein MTDSTVPTEPPQKGFLSWVEKTGNRLPDPVFIFFYLIALLLIISVVLKWMGLSALHPTQVGADGSPEVIRSASLLSAENIQLLWTEMPKTFTHFHPLGYVLVVMLGAGVAERSGLFAAGIRQAVRGAPLFLLTPVVALVAMLSNHAADAGYVVMIPLAAILFASAGRHPLAGIAAAFAGVSGGFSANISPGQLDALLFGITEAAVDGSGLDPSWTMNIAGNWWFIAVLMVIYLPTIWFVTDKIIEPRLGKWAPDERQAAEYGEEDKPLSDAQRRGLRNAGLAMLAVFALWAAMTFAPGTPLLADETAVPGQAWYVTATPFFRSLVAGFMILFLAMGWAYGRAAGSIKDHRDLVNMMAEAMKDMGYYLVLAFAAAHFVAMFNWSNLGLITAIHGANGIEASGLPLPIALGLIVLFAGLLNLFVGSASAKWALLAPVLVPMLMLLGVSPEGATAAYRVGDGATNIITPLMVYFPLILVFAQRWQKDFGIGSLTAMMIPYSVWLLITGVILMMVWIFLGIDLGPGAPVGYILPGAG from the coding sequence ATGACCGACAGTACCGTTCCGACAGAACCGCCACAAAAAGGGTTTCTCTCATGGGTCGAAAAAACGGGTAACCGCCTGCCGGACCCTGTCTTCATCTTCTTTTATCTGATCGCCCTGCTGTTGATCATATCGGTTGTTCTGAAATGGATGGGCCTGTCCGCCCTGCATCCCACGCAGGTCGGCGCTGACGGATCGCCCGAAGTGATCCGGTCTGCCTCTCTGCTCTCGGCAGAGAATATTCAGCTGCTCTGGACGGAAATGCCGAAGACCTTCACCCACTTCCATCCGCTCGGCTATGTGCTGGTGGTGATGCTGGGCGCGGGCGTGGCGGAACGCTCGGGCCTGTTTGCGGCGGGCATTCGTCAGGCCGTTCGCGGCGCGCCGCTATTCCTGCTGACGCCGGTCGTAGCGCTGGTGGCGATGCTGTCCAACCATGCGGCGGATGCGGGCTACGTTGTCATGATCCCGCTGGCTGCAATCCTGTTCGCATCCGCCGGACGACATCCGCTAGCAGGTATTGCCGCCGCTTTCGCCGGTGTATCGGGCGGGTTTTCCGCTAACATCTCCCCCGGTCAGCTCGACGCCTTGCTGTTCGGCATCACCGAAGCCGCCGTTGATGGCTCAGGTCTGGACCCAAGTTGGACCATGAATATTGCCGGCAACTGGTGGTTCATCGCCGTTCTGATGGTGATCTATCTGCCGACTATCTGGTTCGTGACCGACAAGATCATCGAGCCCCGCCTGGGCAAATGGGCCCCCGATGAGCGTCAGGCCGCAGAATATGGCGAAGAAGACAAGCCACTGAGCGATGCACAGCGCCGGGGCCTGCGCAATGCTGGACTGGCCATGCTGGCCGTCTTTGCCCTCTGGGCCGCCATGACCTTTGCCCCCGGTACGCCCTTGCTCGCCGACGAGACGGCCGTGCCCGGACAGGCTTGGTACGTGACCGCAACGCCCTTTTTCCGTTCGCTGGTCGCGGGTTTCATGATCCTGTTCCTCGCCATGGGCTGGGCCTATGGTCGCGCTGCCGGATCGATCAAGGATCATCGCGATCTGGTCAATATGATGGCCGAAGCGATGAAGGATATGGGCTATTACCTCGTTCTGGCCTTCGCCGCCGCCCATTTCGTCGCCATGTTCAACTGGTCCAATCTGGGCCTGATTACGGCGATCCACGGTGCCAACGGGATTGAAGCCTCGGGCCTCCCCCTGCCGATCGCCCTCGGCCTGATCGTGCTTTTCGCGGGTTTGCTGAACCTGTTCGTCGGATCGGCGTCTGCCAAATGGGCTCTGCTCGCTCCGGTGCTCGTGCCGATGCTGATGCTGCTCGGCGTCTCTCCGGAAGGGGCAACCGCCGCCTACCGGGTCGGCGACGGGGCAACCAATATCATCACGCCGCTCATGGTCTATTTCCCGCTGATCCTCGTCTTCGCCCAGCGTTGGCAGAAGGATTTCGGGATCGGTAGCCTGACGGCGATGATGATCCCCTATTCGGTCTGGCTGCTGATTACGGGCGTCATCCTGATGATGGTCTGGATCTTCCTGGGTATCGATCTGGGGCCGGGCGCGCCGGTCGGCTACATATTGCCAGGGGCGGGTTAG
- a CDS encoding DUF3034 family protein — MTSRSSTQTKPHLANLRREMLRAIAVAAGLAVTGCAMADLARPDQGRLLATGGVSQVEGTGGAGLASWATITGYGSRDSYGATAFHSRAALDDFDLQVTGAAVGVGNRIELSYARQTFDTGATGPKLGLRDGYKFHQDIVGAKVKVAGDLVFDQNSLMPQISVGAQFKSSANSELVGALGATSRSGVDLYAAASKLVLDRNLLLSASLRGTKANQLGLLGFGGPNNNDYSLQVEGSAVYMVSRHLVLGADYRTKPDNLAFAEEGDAMAAYAAWFPNKSVSFTLAAVDLGPIALQGRQQGVYGSVQLGF, encoded by the coding sequence ATGACATCGAGATCTTCGACACAGACGAAGCCGCATTTGGCTAACCTGCGCAGAGAGATGCTGCGCGCGATTGCGGTCGCTGCGGGGCTTGCTGTGACGGGTTGCGCTATGGCGGACCTGGCGCGCCCCGATCAGGGACGACTGCTGGCGACGGGTGGGGTAAGCCAAGTCGAAGGAACAGGCGGGGCCGGTCTTGCAAGCTGGGCCACCATTACGGGATATGGATCCAGGGACAGTTACGGGGCGACGGCCTTCCACTCGCGGGCCGCGCTCGATGATTTCGACTTGCAGGTTACAGGGGCTGCAGTGGGGGTCGGCAACCGCATCGAGCTGTCCTATGCACGCCAGACCTTCGACACGGGCGCGACGGGGCCAAAACTGGGCTTGCGAGACGGCTACAAATTTCATCAGGATATCGTCGGTGCCAAGGTGAAAGTGGCCGGCGATCTGGTCTTCGATCAGAACAGTCTGATGCCGCAGATTTCCGTCGGGGCGCAGTTCAAATCATCAGCCAATAGCGAGCTTGTCGGCGCGCTCGGCGCAACCAGTCGGTCCGGTGTCGATCTCTATGCTGCTGCATCCAAGCTGGTGCTCGACAGAAACCTCCTGCTCAGTGCGTCGTTGCGCGGAACCAAGGCCAATCAGCTGGGGCTGCTAGGGTTTGGCGGTCCGAACAATAATGATTATTCGCTGCAGGTCGAAGGCTCAGCTGTCTATATGGTGTCGCGCCATCTGGTGCTGGGCGCAGATTATCGGACGAAGCCTGACAATCTGGCCTTTGCCGAAGAAGGCGATGCCATGGCCGCCTACGCTGCCTGGTTCCCCAACAAGTCTGTATCGTTCACCCTGGCCGCCGTCGATCTGGGGCCGATCGCCCTGCAGGGTCGACAGCAGGGTGTCTACGGATCTGTTCAGTTGGGGTTCTAG
- a CDS encoding group I truncated hemoglobin, whose translation MSVLPRPLFKGLKRGASFVLASGLLLIQIPAFAGERTTLYDDFGGYAVLSAVISDMLARSLADPEMAPIFANSDMDRLQSMLVLHMCHLADGPCVYDGQHMRRAHDGLGIETRHFNRLVEYMQDAMDEQGVAFRTQNRLLARLAPFHNDVTERSAVPPRNGKPNSHSRAPVGNR comes from the coding sequence ATGTCCGTCCTACCGCGGCCCCTCTTCAAAGGATTAAAACGAGGGGCGTCGTTCGTTCTGGCGTCGGGCCTGCTTCTGATCCAGATCCCGGCCTTCGCGGGTGAGCGCACAACGCTCTATGACGATTTTGGCGGTTACGCCGTGTTGAGCGCGGTCATTTCTGATATGCTGGCGCGTTCGCTGGCCGATCCGGAGATGGCACCGATCTTTGCCAATTCCGACATGGACCGGCTCCAGTCCATGCTGGTTCTTCATATGTGCCATCTGGCTGATGGTCCCTGCGTTTACGATGGTCAGCATATGCGCCGTGCGCATGACGGTCTGGGGATCGAAACGCGACATTTCAATCGCCTGGTCGAATATATGCAGGACGCGATGGACGAACAGGGTGTTGCGTTCCGGACCCAGAACCGGCTGCTCGCTCGCTTGGCACCGTTTCATAATGATGTGACGGAGCGCTCAGCCGTTCCGCCACGCAACGGGAAGCCCAATAGCCATTCACGCGCGCCTGTGGGGAACCGGTGA
- a CDS encoding sensor histidine kinase has product MSLQAPRLLVSVKQKLFAGFLAMTVLIASLGGYALLSINDAGQVVTDTFDRPLMAINFARSASQAFAALELEVFRPSDPDNPFAAFDTLSVRFTEDLAVARERSIAPRADDFFEDVAQDFRIWENRVRGQTAAGRIDQDLESLALTIETNLDIIVELQTNESFRNREAALSAMALVRRYTGYALSAALFLTVGLSIWLALTIVRPLKAAARVAEQISAGRLNTLIPKGGDDETGQLLRTMRDMQSNIRERMEMEQDLRTLAQHRLADSLENSKDAILLTDVDGCIILANPGVMSLFDAQLTGDIVGSPCESHFGIDGVPRTIGSAGLQEGNNFQLPDGRWVRVNASTTREGGRLFIWSDITESRDRSERLRIALTDAQAASRAKTMFLAAMGHELNTPLNAIVGLSDVLQREFSKDDGHASYAGMVGLISESGGKIAQIVRDMLEIANGETDPVDLGKLPSTDLRSAVDAGMKDLTALAAERSVKLIWNRPDHACEVKGEMDDLSQLVFKLLDNGVKFNRPGGAVKAQINVRPDGRLRLDVIDTGIGIKPDDFDRICQPFIQLDAGYSRAVDGTGLGLSIVDRIARRLGGNLSVRSVPGKGSVFTVTLPQSTQSPRTTSRKEAA; this is encoded by the coding sequence GTGAGCCTTCAGGCCCCTCGACTGCTTGTCTCGGTCAAACAGAAACTGTTTGCGGGATTTCTGGCCATGACGGTGCTGATCGCAAGCCTCGGTGGCTATGCGCTTCTGTCGATCAATGATGCGGGCCAAGTCGTGACAGACACGTTCGATAGGCCGTTGATGGCCATTAACTTTGCGCGCTCGGCCAGTCAGGCTTTCGCCGCGCTTGAGTTGGAAGTGTTCCGACCATCCGATCCAGATAACCCGTTCGCGGCATTCGATACGCTGAGTGTCCGGTTCACGGAAGATCTGGCTGTTGCCCGCGAACGATCGATTGCGCCCCGGGCCGATGATTTCTTCGAAGATGTCGCGCAGGATTTCCGGATTTGGGAAAATCGCGTGCGCGGGCAAACGGCTGCGGGGCGCATAGATCAGGATCTGGAATCGCTGGCCCTTACGATCGAGACCAATCTCGACATTATCGTCGAACTGCAGACCAATGAGAGCTTTCGCAACCGGGAAGCTGCCCTGAGTGCCATGGCGCTGGTCCGTCGCTATACGGGCTATGCCCTCAGCGCAGCCCTGTTTCTGACTGTGGGGCTCAGCATCTGGCTTGCCCTGACGATCGTGCGACCGCTGAAAGCTGCGGCGCGGGTCGCAGAACAGATTTCGGCCGGACGCCTGAATACGCTGATCCCGAAAGGCGGGGACGACGAGACGGGACAGTTGCTGCGCACCATGCGCGACATGCAGAGCAATATCCGCGAACGCATGGAAATGGAGCAGGACCTGCGGACGCTGGCTCAGCATCGGCTGGCAGATTCACTGGAAAATTCCAAGGACGCGATCCTGCTGACAGATGTCGATGGCTGCATCATACTTGCCAATCCCGGTGTGATGAGCCTGTTCGACGCCCAATTGACAGGAGATATTGTCGGGTCGCCATGCGAGTCTCATTTCGGAATTGACGGTGTCCCGCGGACGATCGGGAGCGCTGGACTGCAAGAGGGTAACAATTTCCAGTTGCCCGACGGTCGCTGGGTGCGGGTCAATGCCTCCACGACCCGCGAAGGCGGACGCCTGTTCATCTGGAGCGACATTACGGAATCGCGCGATCGGTCCGAACGTTTGCGAATCGCGTTGACAGACGCCCAGGCGGCCAGCCGTGCCAAGACGATGTTTCTTGCAGCGATGGGGCATGAACTGAATACGCCACTCAATGCGATTGTCGGCCTGTCGGATGTACTGCAGCGTGAATTTTCAAAAGACGACGGTCATGCGTCATATGCGGGTATGGTGGGTCTGATCTCGGAAAGCGGCGGGAAGATCGCGCAGATCGTCCGCGACATGCTTGAAATCGCCAATGGCGAAACCGACCCTGTCGATCTTGGAAAACTACCCAGTACGGATCTGCGATCGGCGGTCGATGCGGGCATGAAGGATTTGACGGCCCTCGCCGCGGAACGTTCGGTAAAGCTAATCTGGAACAGACCCGACCATGCCTGCGAGGTGAAGGGCGAGATGGATGATCTGTCGCAGCTGGTTTTCAAACTGCTCGATAATGGCGTGAAGTTCAATCGACCTGGCGGTGCGGTCAAGGCTCAGATCAATGTTCGCCCGGACGGCAGGCTTCGGCTGGATGTCATCGATACCGGGATCGGAATCAAACCGGACGATTTCGACCGGATATGCCAGCCCTTCATCCAGCTGGATGCGGGTTATAGCCGCGCTGTTGATGGAACAGGTCTGGGGCTGAGCATTGTCGATCGAATAGCCCGCCGATTGGGCGGAAACCTGTCTGTCCGGTCCGTTCCCGGCAAGGGCAGCGTCTTTACAGTGACGTTGCCGCAATCGACGCAATCGCCCCGAACCACCAGCCGGAAAGAAGCCGCCTGA
- a CDS encoding plastocyanin/azurin family copper-binding protein, whose product MSRQRKAPSTLTKALIISLIAFPAGVMAQSSSVVMISQKKRTYAPGAVTIKPGDTLRVINDDIFLHHAFVDSEALRFDSGSMEEGETRDIQFDAPGRYEVRCAIHPKMKLDVTVTP is encoded by the coding sequence ATGTCCAGACAGAGAAAAGCCCCGTCGACCCTGACGAAAGCCCTGATCATTTCACTGATTGCATTTCCCGCAGGCGTGATGGCGCAATCGTCCAGTGTCGTCATGATTTCACAGAAAAAACGTACCTATGCGCCCGGTGCCGTCACGATTAAACCGGGAGATACGCTGCGGGTCATCAATGATGATATTTTCCTGCATCACGCCTTCGTCGATAGCGAGGCACTGCGATTTGATTCCGGCTCGATGGAGGAGGGGGAGACTCGCGACATTCAGTTCGACGCGCCGGGCCGATATGAGGTGCGATGCGCCATCCACCCGAAGATGAAGCTGGATGTGACAGTCACGCCCTGA
- a CDS encoding alpha/beta hydrolase has protein sequence MSERQRPRQYRPGFFAASVMSLTALMLSACSEGPSAVDTASEEMMADAPAAEADAPTEVSAPAVARTDRELTVNNLAGSFRSAGDGAPAILIVPGSGPTDRDGNNPMAGPTQTYQLLADGLQDAGISSLRIDKRGMFGSAGAGDPNAVSVDIYAQDYRDWAGLLREESGNDCVYLLGHSEGGLMVSAAATQMDEGLCGVILVASPGRMLGDVLREQLRANPANAPLLPNALSTIDSLEAGDSVDVSGMHPALQGLFNPMVQDFLKSMFATDPATLVAAIDAPVLVVQGEHDIQVTVEDAQRLADAGAELVVLPGVNHILKDAPADRGGNLATYADPDLPLADSVVPAIAAFVKG, from the coding sequence ATGTCCGAACGACAACGCCCAAGACAATATCGCCCCGGATTTTTCGCTGCCTCCGTCATGTCGCTAACGGCACTGATGCTCTCCGCCTGTTCCGAAGGCCCGTCCGCAGTCGACACAGCCTCCGAAGAGATGATGGCGGATGCCCCTGCGGCCGAGGCAGACGCTCCGACGGAAGTGAGTGCGCCCGCGGTGGCCCGGACCGACCGGGAATTGACTGTCAATAATCTGGCCGGATCGTTCCGCAGTGCCGGCGATGGTGCGCCAGCCATCCTGATCGTGCCGGGCTCGGGCCCAACGGACCGAGACGGGAACAACCCGATGGCTGGCCCGACGCAGACCTATCAGTTACTCGCCGACGGCCTTCAGGATGCCGGGATTTCCTCACTGCGGATCGATAAGCGCGGCATGTTCGGCAGTGCGGGCGCAGGCGATCCAAATGCGGTGAGCGTCGACATATATGCCCAGGACTATCGCGACTGGGCGGGGCTATTACGCGAAGAAAGCGGCAATGACTGCGTCTATCTGCTGGGTCACTCCGAAGGCGGTCTCATGGTCAGCGCCGCCGCGACGCAGATGGATGAGGGCCTGTGCGGCGTGATCCTCGTCGCGTCGCCGGGTCGCATGCTGGGCGATGTCCTGCGCGAACAGCTCCGGGCCAATCCTGCCAATGCGCCACTTCTACCGAATGCGCTGTCGACGATCGACAGTCTGGAGGCGGGGGACAGTGTTGATGTCTCCGGCATGCATCCTGCGCTGCAGGGCCTGTTCAACCCCATGGTCCAAGACTTCCTGAAATCGATGTTTGCGACTGACCCGGCCACACTGGTCGCAGCGATCGATGCGCCCGTTCTTGTGGTGCAAGGCGAGCATGACATTCAGGTGACGGTCGAGGACGCGCAGCGCCTGGCGGATGCCGGGGCCGAGCTGGTCGTGCTGCCCGGCGTCAATCACATTCTCAAGGACGCACCCGCAGACCGTGGGGGTAATTTGGCGACCTATGCCGATCCCGACCTGCCGCTGGCCGACAGTGTCGTCCCGGCGATCGCCGCCTTCGTAAAAGGCTAA
- a CDS encoding mechanosensitive ion channel family protein, with product MQDQQIEDMPAQDMPAQAEPDVQDADPTPDTVQGVFDEVDVEVSRSFQDMLTEAQDWGLSVLDQLLSLSSLWQLLAILLAAILGFILSRGPKQRVEAMRAARKPDAFLHKAYNAIAGIMWPLFVVLLLWLATFIFSAAGLPSNILRIAASLTNAAIIVRLLTRNMEAGPLRTLIAITAWGVAALYILNLLDPLTGALDSAALSIGGTRISILDVLTSFILAIAALWIGRILGDAAQSSLRSSPRLTPSMSGLLGQVAKIGLMILAVIIALQSIGIPLTAFAVVSGAIGVGIGFGLQSIFSNFISGIIILFEKSIKVGDFIELQSGVRGQVKELNIRSTLVTTNDSVDILVPNEEFIKAQVINWTLRDPRRRLRVPFGVAYGTDKEVVRKAALEAAEAVEWTVKEPGKETQVWLVEFGDSSLNYELVVWLNDRAVKRPGRVMADYNWALHTALEAYELEIPFPQRDLNLRAPAEITVRMAEKSVKTE from the coding sequence ATGCAGGATCAGCAGATCGAAGATATGCCAGCCCAAGATATGCCAGCGCAGGCCGAACCCGATGTGCAGGATGCCGACCCGACCCCCGATACGGTTCAGGGAGTGTTTGACGAAGTCGACGTCGAAGTCAGTCGGTCTTTTCAGGATATGCTGACTGAGGCGCAGGACTGGGGGCTGAGTGTCCTGGACCAGCTTCTTTCGCTTTCATCGCTGTGGCAGTTGCTGGCTATTCTGCTGGCCGCCATTCTGGGTTTTATTCTCTCCCGGGGGCCAAAACAGCGTGTCGAGGCGATGCGCGCTGCGCGCAAACCGGATGCGTTTCTCCATAAAGCGTATAATGCCATTGCTGGCATCATGTGGCCGCTCTTCGTGGTGCTTCTGCTCTGGCTGGCCACCTTTATTTTCTCGGCAGCCGGCTTGCCGTCCAATATTCTCAGGATCGCCGCGAGCCTGACCAATGCGGCCATCATCGTCCGCTTGCTGACGCGGAACATGGAAGCCGGGCCGCTGCGGACGCTCATTGCCATTACCGCCTGGGGTGTCGCCGCGCTTTATATTCTCAATCTGCTCGACCCGCTGACGGGCGCGCTGGACAGCGCTGCCCTCTCGATCGGTGGTACACGCATATCGATTCTGGATGTGCTGACCAGTTTCATCCTGGCGATTGCCGCGCTCTGGATTGGGCGCATTCTAGGCGATGCAGCGCAGAGCTCCCTTCGATCCTCGCCACGGCTGACACCATCCATGTCCGGATTGCTGGGACAGGTGGCAAAGATTGGACTGATGATCCTGGCCGTGATCATCGCCCTGCAGAGTATCGGCATTCCACTGACCGCCTTTGCCGTTGTGTCCGGCGCGATCGGCGTCGGTATCGGTTTTGGCCTGCAGTCGATCTTCTCCAACTTCATTTCGGGCATCATCATTCTGTTCGAGAAGTCGATCAAAGTCGGAGATTTTATCGAGCTGCAATCCGGCGTGCGCGGACAGGTCAAGGAGCTCAATATCCGGTCAACGCTGGTGACTACCAATGACAGCGTCGATATTCTTGTTCCAAATGAGGAGTTCATCAAGGCTCAGGTTATCAACTGGACGTTACGCGATCCCAGACGCCGTCTGCGCGTGCCTTTCGGTGTCGCATATGGCACCGATAAGGAGGTCGTCAGAAAAGCGGCGCTTGAGGCTGCGGAAGCTGTGGAATGGACGGTCAAGGAGCCGGGTAAAGAGACGCAGGTGTGGCTTGTCGAGTTTGGCGATTCGAGCCTGAACTATGAATTGGTCGTCTGGCTCAATGATCGTGCGGTCAAACGTCCGGGTCGGGTCATGGCGGATTACAACTGGGCGCTGCATACGGCTCTTGAGGCGTATGAGCTCGAAATCCCGTTCCCGCAGCGCGATCTGAATTTACGCGCCCCGGCCGAGATTACCGTCAGGATGGCGGAGAAAAGTGTAAAGACCGAGTAA
- a CDS encoding agmatine deiminase family protein, translating into MNTDIPGATVNPSPDRELIILGAPGRDGYYDAVLDEIVDFHIHYAEQISRHDDVIVLTGPQLYDLYVDALGTDRVANRAVADIWMRDFAPLNSEAPVMMRYSAAGQGGGRKSQREADYVQAGLARLLRRAGIDVADSELINDGGNFVDDYHGRVVISRKFLRDNNLSEDQGRSAIGAATGADHIAFIDADEQGGLEHADGVVAFIAPNVLAINSYPEDPAYAAKLKADLRTGLPNVTLHEIVTPYDGDRIYDARFGSACGLYTNMLVTMDRIYVPQFGIPEDAIAIAQLGGWTDKTLIPVSSAQVCRMGGGVRCMSWQVRGNMAAQLKAWLRQ; encoded by the coding sequence GTGAATACCGATATCCCCGGAGCCACTGTGAACCCCTCGCCAGATCGGGAGCTCATCATTCTCGGCGCGCCGGGTCGCGACGGCTATTATGATGCGGTCCTTGATGAGATTGTCGATTTTCATATCCATTACGCCGAGCAGATCAGCCGTCATGACGATGTGATCGTCCTGACCGGGCCGCAGCTGTATGACCTTTATGTCGACGCGCTAGGAACTGACCGCGTTGCCAATCGCGCCGTGGCCGATATCTGGATGCGGGATTTTGCCCCGCTCAATAGCGAAGCCCCTGTCATGATGCGCTATTCGGCGGCTGGACAAGGCGGCGGTCGCAAGAGCCAGCGCGAAGCGGATTACGTTCAGGCCGGTCTGGCCCGCTTGCTCAGGCGTGCCGGGATCGATGTCGCAGATAGCGAGCTGATCAATGATGGCGGCAATTTCGTCGACGATTATCATGGCCGCGTCGTGATCAGCCGGAAATTCCTGCGCGATAATAATCTGAGTGAAGATCAGGGCCGGTCCGCCATTGGCGCGGCGACAGGCGCCGATCACATCGCCTTTATCGATGCAGACGAACAGGGCGGTCTGGAACATGCGGACGGGGTCGTCGCCTTCATTGCGCCCAATGTCCTGGCCATTAACAGCTATCCCGAAGACCCCGCCTATGCAGCAAAGCTCAAGGCGGACCTGCGGACCGGGCTTCCAAATGTGACGCTGCATGAAATCGTCACGCCCTATGATGGGGACCGGATCTATGATGCCCGCTTCGGGTCGGCCTGCGGACTCTACACCAATATGCTGGTCACGATGGACCGCATCTATGTGCCCCAATTCGGTATTCCCGAAGATGCAATAGCGATCGCGCAGCTCGGCGGCTGGACGGACAAGACGCTGATCCCCGTATCTTCCGCGCAGGTCTGCCGCATGGGCGGTGGTGTGCGATGCATGAGTTGGCAAGTGCGCGGCAACATGGCCGCACAGCTAAAGGCGTGGTTGCGCCAATAA